The following are from one region of the Carnobacterium gallinarum DSM 4847 genome:
- a CDS encoding SpaA isopeptide-forming pilin-related protein — protein sequence MYSKKIPTIFSVFLVVMGIFSNLALNVEATAAKDYSNQFITNAELQDENGDPQDHFGLHATMIAHYEFVIPDNVSIHSGDSMTVTLPPELTISGSLGFAVKDPAGNVIGYATVDKNTGTVAIVFTDYYENHPNEKKGSFDIFTQWDKSKVTIDDEVDIDLGTGGSSIIIDDDNLIGPDEKLTKWGWADDNDPTLIHWVVRVNYEGKEIKNAVYTDFIGSNQILVSGTIEATLGTYDGSNNYIWDSNLDPSNIVEGVDGFSFTVDYGDLTKSSVIYYDTRATDGGISSQYENKGKLIGSNINEVTVDVYTPETGGSGGGSGTNQSAILIKKDKQSSQVLEGAIFKLVDASGSTIKENLTTNIKGEIKVDGLAKGFYSFVEVRAPEGYILDATPQTFEIVANQQKAVQIKMTNELYQGSVMLTKMDSKTGTKLQGAVFKLEDSAGNVVQSDLITDEFGQIAVDGLESGNYQFVEMKAPTGYILDQTPLVFTIEASQTSAVQVSMVNELCKGGAVLTKKDSKTGKELQGAVFNLLDSKGIVIQSNLLTDESGKIIVESLEPGDYQFVETKAPEGYVLDQTPVNVTIEKNQESLIQVSMTNKLVDSEKVHQDSENQRNFPKTGEENSIVIVSVGAVLSLCVLLFSLFRMKHRASVKI from the coding sequence ATGTACTCAAAAAAAATACCAACTATATTCAGTGTTTTTCTTGTTGTAATGGGGATTTTTAGTAATTTGGCTTTAAATGTAGAGGCTACTGCAGCTAAAGATTATAGCAATCAATTTATCACAAATGCTGAATTACAAGATGAAAATGGCGACCCGCAAGATCATTTTGGTCTACATGCTACAATGATAGCGCATTACGAATTTGTTATTCCTGACAATGTATCTATTCATTCGGGGGACTCAATGACGGTAACATTGCCACCAGAATTAACAATTTCGGGTAGTTTAGGTTTTGCAGTAAAAGATCCGGCTGGAAATGTTATTGGATATGCTACTGTGGATAAAAACACTGGGACTGTTGCAATTGTGTTTACCGATTACTATGAAAATCATCCAAATGAAAAGAAGGGGTCATTTGATATATTTACTCAATGGGATAAGAGTAAGGTAACTATTGATGATGAGGTAGATATTGATTTAGGTACAGGTGGGAGTTCAATTATTATTGATGATGACAATTTAATTGGGCCTGATGAAAAGTTAACCAAGTGGGGCTGGGCGGATGATAATGATCCGACTTTAATACATTGGGTAGTTAGAGTGAATTATGAAGGAAAGGAGATTAAAAATGCAGTTTATACTGATTTTATAGGCAGCAATCAAATTCTTGTTTCAGGAACGATTGAAGCGACATTAGGTACCTATGATGGATCAAATAATTATATTTGGGATTCTAATTTAGATCCTTCAAATATCGTTGAAGGTGTAGATGGATTTTCATTTACAGTTGACTATGGCGATTTAACGAAATCATCCGTTATTTATTATGATACACGTGCTACAGATGGCGGGATATCTAGTCAATATGAAAATAAAGGGAAATTAATTGGGAGCAATATTAATGAAGTAACAGTTGACGTTTATACTCCTGAAACTGGTGGTAGTGGTGGAGGAAGTGGAACAAATCAGTCAGCTATTTTAATAAAGAAAGATAAACAATCATCTCAGGTGTTAGAAGGAGCTATTTTTAAATTAGTTGATGCATCAGGTAGTACGATTAAAGAGAATCTTACAACAAACATCAAGGGAGAAATAAAGGTAGATGGGTTAGCAAAAGGTTTCTATTCTTTTGTTGAAGTTCGCGCGCCAGAAGGCTATATATTAGACGCTACTCCTCAAACTTTTGAAATTGTAGCGAATCAACAAAAGGCAGTTCAGATTAAAATGACGAATGAGCTTTATCAAGGTTCAGTAATGCTAACGAAAATGGATAGTAAAACTGGAACTAAATTGCAAGGGGCCGTATTTAAATTAGAAGATAGCGCAGGAAATGTCGTTCAAAGTGATTTGATAACAGATGAATTCGGACAAATAGCAGTAGACGGACTAGAGTCAGGAAATTATCAATTTGTGGAAATGAAAGCTCCAACAGGTTATATCTTAGATCAAACACCACTAGTTTTTACTATTGAGGCAAGTCAAACATCAGCCGTTCAAGTTTCAATGGTTAATGAACTATGTAAAGGTGGGGCTGTTTTAACGAAGAAGGACAGTAAGACAGGAAAAGAATTACAAGGAGCTGTATTTAACTTACTGGACAGTAAAGGAATCGTCATTCAAAGTAACTTACTCACAGATGAATCTGGAAAAATAATAGTGGAAAGTCTAGAGCCAGGAGACTATCAGTTTGTGGAAACTAAAGCTCCAGAAGGCTATGTTCTAGATCAAACACCAGTAAACGTTACTATTGAAAAAAATCAAGAATCACTCATTCAAGTGTCAATGACAAATAAATTAGTTGATAGTGAAAAAGTACATCAAGATTCAGAGAATCAAAGAAATTTTCCAAAAACAGGTGAGGAAAATTCAATAGTAATAGTATCAGTGGGGGCTGTTTTAAGCTTATGTGTTCTACTGTTTTCTCTTTTTAGAATGAAGCATAGGGCAAGTGTAAAAATCTGA
- a CDS encoding NADH-dependent flavin oxidoreductase: MTRIQDELRLRSGKTLKNRLVMSPMTTTLSFHNGKVTSDEVNYYAKRSGDVGMIITGTSNVNALGKGYNGELSVESDEMIPSLTKISNGIKKNGTKAILQIFHVGRTVAAEVLNGEQPVSASPIAAVYAGAQTPRALSEAEIEQIIRDFGLATERAIKAGFDGVEIHGANNYLIQQFFSPHSNRRDDKWGGTREKRYLFAESVIASVTKAVANATDKPFIVGYRFSPEEPTEPGITLEDTLYLVNRLADEKLDYLHVSLSDYSKLPHSESHQEKSLLQYLYETIDSRMPLISVGNVKTKTDAEEALKYSDLVAVGKQMIIDPRWAGKVLNDKEELIRHYIVEEERDDLVIPDALWDFMQPMFKGLIK; the protein is encoded by the coding sequence ATGACGAGAATACAGGATGAACTAAGATTAAGATCGGGAAAGACATTAAAAAACAGACTGGTTATGTCGCCGATGACAACAACGCTGAGTTTTCATAATGGTAAAGTTACCAGTGACGAGGTCAATTATTATGCGAAGCGATCAGGGGATGTGGGCATGATAATTACGGGAACTTCTAATGTAAATGCGCTAGGAAAGGGCTACAATGGTGAATTAAGTGTCGAGAGCGATGAAATGATTCCAAGTCTGACTAAAATTTCAAATGGCATTAAAAAAAATGGAACTAAAGCGATTCTACAAATATTTCATGTTGGACGGACGGTTGCTGCCGAAGTTTTAAATGGGGAGCAACCTGTGTCGGCAAGTCCGATTGCTGCAGTTTATGCAGGAGCTCAAACTCCAAGAGCGTTATCAGAAGCTGAAATAGAACAAATTATCAGAGATTTCGGTTTAGCTACTGAAAGAGCGATTAAAGCGGGCTTTGATGGAGTTGAAATTCATGGTGCTAACAACTATTTGATTCAGCAATTCTTTTCTCCCCACTCTAATCGAAGAGACGATAAATGGGGTGGAACTAGAGAAAAGAGATATTTATTTGCTGAATCTGTTATTGCATCTGTGACGAAGGCGGTAGCGAATGCTACTGATAAACCCTTTATTGTAGGATATCGTTTTTCACCAGAAGAACCAACTGAACCAGGGATTACTTTGGAGGATACGTTATATTTAGTAAATCGACTTGCGGATGAAAAACTTGATTATTTACATGTATCGTTATCAGATTATAGTAAATTGCCTCATTCGGAAAGCCATCAAGAGAAAAGTCTATTACAGTATTTATACGAAACGATTGATTCTCGGATGCCGTTAATATCTGTTGGTAATGTTAAAACGAAGACAGATGCAGAAGAAGCGCTGAAGTACTCGGATTTAGTCGCGGTGGGCAAACAAATGATTATTGATCCAAGGTGGGCTGGAAAAGTTTTAAATGACAAAGAAGAGCTGATTCGCCATTATATTGTGGAGGAAGAACGTGATGATTTGGTGATCCCCGACGCACTTTGGGACTTTATGCAACCTATGTTTAAAGGGTTGATAAAATAG
- a CDS encoding AAA domain-containing protein: protein MNILQFLYERKQDGKLFVFEYTNNNGYTKNHEVIKVDSISDNGKIVRLLVGNKNFNYSIKKMRKCRILENYSEFEVSELSSVKKENKNKESVPFQELKNKNYIYLQNLTDMMIERNISNHGLEESLGLNYSLNHIRNEILAEGKLVYQKKILKKFLEGSTAERKLSLEPELILPFSSNLSQKEAIKNGLMYDISVIQGPPGTGKTQTILNIICNAIIEGKKVLVVSNNNSAIDNVYEKLSNLENLFEFSVRLGSNTPYIKTFMGEISGKIMKDSKQTVQIDKNIEKIDLAKLRIQIDKYEEELAHLITQENLLNELRTQKRHIEKKLTTYGIEKNNITVNRFFIFPSQLKNEINFLRKQRTKSVNLLSKAYFRLRFSAPKVDIENYTLYQWRLEKLYAIKMITYLETKTAEIPKIQRVLKDKYEQYKLKSVNQVNNFVSTRFKNKQQNIVEILNSLKNEDVKFSKIKKEILDTYPVILTTLDSVASNVGYRKYDVVIVDEASQANLISILPTLNTAEQIIVVGDSNQLSHIVSNDIQEYDRNLSEVYGIDNNYNFSNMNFLDSIMNVCRPPTVLLKEHYRCDFNIINYCNKKFYDGMLSIYSKNTSVDSLKIMHLNKEKNSSKGIRKNGENSYFNKIEEKEIVTYLKNNAENVSVITPYGKQEENLIAALPELEQYIGTIYKFQGRENKKVLLSTVLTKESQHLENNDLLGNKTINVAVSRAEEELILFTHDSFFKEMNHGLKDLIEYIETYGSVLESNVNSIFAYLYKQLPYYKNEKGYDSLWEKQLYSIMKQVLQDYPGFIIQMKLSLADIVRDQEFLDANIELKRFALNKNTHLDFTIISELTNKPILVIELDGKHHDEHEQTIRDEKKDKILHHHGIPIWRIKSTDALEKEEIRAKLYDSIYDAKLEEELSHFLTNNNWKVN, encoded by the coding sequence TTGAATATACTTCAATTTTTATATGAACGTAAACAAGATGGTAAATTATTTGTATTTGAGTATACCAATAATAATGGATACACAAAAAATCATGAAGTAATAAAAGTGGATTCTATTTCAGACAATGGTAAAATAGTTCGCTTATTAGTTGGAAATAAAAATTTTAACTACTCCATAAAAAAAATGAGAAAATGCAGAATTTTAGAAAATTATTCAGAATTTGAAGTAAGTGAGTTATCATCTGTGAAGAAAGAAAATAAAAATAAAGAATCGGTTCCTTTCCAAGAATTGAAAAATAAAAATTATATATACTTGCAAAATCTTACTGATATGATGATTGAAAGAAATATTTCAAATCATGGTTTGGAGGAAAGTTTAGGACTGAATTATAGTTTAAATCACATAAGAAATGAAATACTTGCGGAAGGAAAATTAGTTTATCAGAAAAAAATTTTGAAAAAGTTTTTAGAGGGAAGTACTGCAGAAAGAAAGCTTAGTCTAGAGCCAGAGCTTATTCTTCCATTCTCTTCAAATTTATCACAAAAAGAGGCTATCAAAAATGGTTTAATGTATGATATTTCTGTCATTCAAGGTCCACCAGGTACAGGAAAAACACAAACGATTTTAAACATTATTTGTAATGCAATAATAGAAGGTAAAAAAGTATTAGTTGTTTCTAATAATAATAGTGCTATTGACAATGTATATGAAAAACTTAGTAATTTGGAGAATTTATTTGAATTTTCTGTCAGGTTAGGTAGCAACACACCTTATATTAAAACATTCATGGGTGAAATAAGCGGAAAAATTATGAAAGACAGTAAACAGACAGTACAAATAGATAAAAATATTGAAAAAATTGATTTAGCTAAACTTAGAATTCAGATAGATAAATATGAAGAAGAGTTGGCACACTTGATTACACAAGAAAATTTATTAAATGAATTGCGGACACAAAAAAGACATATAGAAAAGAAATTAACAACTTATGGAATCGAAAAGAATAATATTACTGTGAATCGTTTTTTCATATTTCCTAGTCAATTGAAGAATGAAATTAATTTTTTAAGAAAACAAAGGACTAAATCGGTTAATCTTTTAAGTAAAGCCTACTTTAGGTTAAGGTTTTCTGCTCCAAAAGTAGATATTGAGAATTATACCCTTTATCAATGGCGCCTAGAGAAGTTATATGCAATAAAAATGATTACTTACTTAGAGACTAAAACTGCTGAAATTCCTAAGATTCAAAGAGTGCTTAAAGATAAATACGAACAATATAAACTTAAATCAGTTAATCAAGTAAATAATTTTGTTAGTACTAGGTTTAAAAATAAACAGCAAAATATAGTGGAAATATTAAATTCTTTAAAAAATGAGGATGTTAAATTTTCTAAGATTAAGAAAGAAATTTTAGATACTTACCCAGTTATTCTAACAACATTAGATTCAGTTGCATCAAATGTAGGATATAGAAAATATGACGTAGTGATTGTTGATGAAGCCTCTCAAGCAAATCTTATTTCAATATTACCAACATTAAATACGGCTGAACAGATAATTGTTGTTGGTGATTCAAATCAACTTTCTCATATTGTTAGTAATGATATTCAAGAATATGATCGGAATTTGTCAGAAGTATATGGAATTGACAACAATTATAATTTTTCAAATATGAATTTTTTAGATTCAATAATGAATGTTTGCCGGCCACCAACAGTGCTTTTAAAAGAACATTACAGATGTGATTTCAATATTATTAATTATTGTAATAAAAAGTTTTATGATGGTATGTTAAGTATTTACTCAAAAAATACATCTGTAGATAGTTTAAAGATTATGCACTTAAATAAAGAAAAAAATTCTAGTAAAGGTATAAGAAAAAATGGTGAAAACAGTTACTTTAATAAAATTGAAGAAAAAGAGATTGTTACCTATTTAAAAAATAATGCTGAGAATGTCTCGGTAATAACACCTTATGGAAAACAGGAAGAAAATTTAATTGCTGCTTTACCAGAATTAGAACAGTATATTGGAACTATTTATAAGTTTCAAGGCAGGGAAAATAAGAAAGTATTACTTTCTACAGTTTTAACAAAGGAAAGTCAGCATCTTGAAAATAATGATCTTTTGGGAAATAAAACAATAAATGTTGCAGTTTCTCGTGCAGAGGAAGAGTTAATCTTGTTTACTCATGATTCTTTTTTTAAAGAAATGAACCATGGACTAAAAGATTTGATTGAATACATTGAAACATATGGTAGTGTTCTTGAATCTAATGTAAATTCTATTTTTGCTTATTTATATAAACAACTTCCATATTACAAGAATGAAAAAGGTTACGATAGTTTATGGGAAAAGCAATTATACAGCATTATGAAACAAGTGTTGCAAGACTATCCAGGATTTATCATTCAAATGAAATTATCACTAGCTGATATTGTGAGGGATCAGGAATTTTTAGACGCGAATATAGAATTAAAAAGGTTTGCCCTCAATAAGAATACTCATTTAGATTTTACTATTATTAGTGAACTTACAAATAAACCAATTTTAGTTATTGAGTTAGACGGAAAGCATCATGATGAACACGAACAGACGATACGCGATGAGAAAAAGGACAAAATTTTACATCATCATGGTATTCCTATTTGGCGTATTAAAAGTACGGATGCTTTAGAGAAAGAAGAGATTCGAGCGAAACTGTATGATTCTATTTACGATGCTAAGCTAGAAGAGGAGCTTAGTCATTTTCTTACAAACAACAATTGGAAAGTAAATTAA